Proteins from a single region of Sesamum indicum cultivar Zhongzhi No. 13 linkage group LG5, S_indicum_v1.0, whole genome shotgun sequence:
- the LOC105161558 gene encoding protein NRT1/ PTR FAMILY 8.1 — MGEEDTYTRDGTVNIHKKPANKLKTGNWKACRFILVTECCERLAYYGMSTNLVNYLKIRLNQENATASNNVTNWSGTCYITPLIGAFLADSYLGRYWTIASFCTVYVIGMTLLTLSASVHGLKPECDKNGCHPTTSQTAICFLALYLVALGTGGIKPCVSSFGADQFDDNDEKEKKRKSSFFNWFYLSINIGALIASSVLVWIQMNVGWSWGFGIPAVAMAIAVAFFFFGSRLYRIQRPGGSPLTRIVQVLVASLRKFNVKVPADKSLLYETTDSGSDIQGCRKLEHTEKFRFLDRAAVQTEPINVKGVVNPWRLCTVTQVEEFKSIIRLLPIWATGIVFSTVYSQMSTMFVLQGDTMDQHIGSKFKIPSASLSLFDTLSVIFWAPVYDLVIIRIARKYTGHERGFTQLQRMGIGLVISIFAMIVAGVLEVFRLNYVRRNNYYDLEIIPISIFWQVPQYFLVGCAEVFTFIGQLEFFYDQAPDGMRSLCSALSLTTTALGNYLSTLLVTIVTTVTTRHGKLGWIPDNLNKGHLDYFYWLLAVLSFINFLAYVLIAKWYTYKKVAVTSMAQSKIED, encoded by the exons ATGGGCGAAGAGGATACCTATACCAGAGATGGAACAGTGAACATCCATAAAAAACCTGCTAATAAGTTGAAAACTGGAAATTGGAAGGCTTGTCGCTTCATTCTTG TGACCGAGTGCTGTGAGAGGTTGGCATACTATGGCATGAGCACCAATTTGGTAAACTATCTTAAGATACGTCTCAACCAAGAGAATGCAACTGCATCAAACAATGTAACAAATTGGTCAGGAACGTGCTATATTACACCACTGATTGGAGCGTTTCTAGCTGATTCTTACCTGGGACGATATTGGACCATTGCGTCTTTTTGTACAGTCTATGTTATT GGAATGACACTCTTGACATTATCTGCTTCAGTTCACGGGCTAAAACCAGAATGCGACAAGAATGGTTGTCACCCTACAACATCACAGACAGCAATCTGCTTTTTGGCTCTCTACTTGGTTGCACTTGGAACTGGTGGGATAAAACCATGTGTCTCCTCATTTGGTGCGGATCAGTTTGATGATAATGatgagaaagagaagaaaaggaagagcTCTTTCTTCAACTGGTTTTATCTCTCAATAAATATCGGTGCTCTTATTGCTTCGTCAGTTCTGGTGTGGATACAGATGAATGTGGGCTGGAGTTGGGGATTTGGGATTCCAGCCGTTGCTATGGCTATTGCTgttgcatttttcttctttggaaGTCGTCTGTATCGGATCCAAAGACCAGGAGGGAGTCCCCTGACACGAATTGTTCAGGTGTTGGTTGCATCACTgagaaaatttaatgtaaaagTTCCAGCTGATAAGTCTCTTCTCTATGAAACTACTGATAGTGGATCTGACATCCAAGGATGCCGCAAGCTTGAGCACACAGAGAAATTCAG GTTCCTCGACAGAGCTGCAGTACAGACAGAACCTATCAATGTCAAGGGGGTTGTTAATCCATGGAGACTCTGCACAGTTACCCAAGTTGAGGAATTCAAGTCAATAATCCGACTACTACCCATTTGGGCTACCGGGATAGTATTCTCTACCGTATACAGTCAGATGAGCacaatgtttgttttgcaAGGCGACACCATGGACCAGCACATAGGTTCCAAATTCAAGATCCCATCTGCATCCCTTTCACTCTTTGATACTCTAAGTGTCATCTTCTGGGCACCCGTATATGACCTAGTCATCATCCGCATAGCAAGAAAGTACACCGGACATGAGAGAGGATTCACACAGCTCCAGAGAATGGGAATCGGCCTAGTCATCTCAATTTTTGCCATGATAGTTGCCGGTGTGCTGGAGGTCTTTAGGCTCAACTATGTGAGGAGGAACAACTACTATGATCTCGAGATCATCCCTATCTCCATATTCTGGCAAGTTCCGCAGTATTTTCTGGTTGGATGTGCAGAAGTTTTCACATTCATCGGACAACTGGAGTTCTTCTATGACCAAGCGCCAGATGGTATGAGAAGCTTGTGCTCAGCTCTTTCGCTCACGACTACCGCTTTGGGTAATTACTTGAGTACACTGCTGGTAACGATTGTGACTACAGTGACAACGAGACACGGGAAGCTAGGATGGATTCCGGATAATTTGAACAAAGGGCACCTTGATTACTTCTACTGGCTCTTGGCCGTCCTTAGTTTTATCAACTTCTTGGCTTATGTGTTGATTGCAAAATGGTACACCTACAAGAAAGTGGCTGTAACCTCGATGGCTCAGAGCAAGATTGAGGATTGA